Proteins encoded within one genomic window of Leptolyngbya sp. SIO1E4:
- the pbpC gene encoding penicillin-binding protein 1C, whose amino-acid sequence MRSWQKRLSHKSNQLLRYCHRRWRQQTGFIRIVIILVAVGLSLRSAVYLVPIQGENLAQVDQAVEFRDRNFRPLGTLLSRDQEHTAVVPLAQVSPHFRHAILAAEDQRFYQHGAVDLRAVVRASWQAIQARRIVSGASTITMQLARMVDPVPRTAWGKAQQVWQAWRIAAGMSKDEILAAYVNRLPMGGNIYGVEAAARVYFGISAADLTVAQASLLAALPNAPTALNPYTHWDDLKQRQRYVLDRMVVDGYLTPPQADRAHAQNVTLQPPDQSLPTAPHFLFWLVDTLPPDHPAQVQTSLDADLQRFVEAQVRQAVQGLVQHQVRHAAALVIHNATGDVLAYVGSPSYFLPNQAGRNDGVQALRQPGSTLKPFLYQLALEQGVIQPNTILADVPTHYPIPGAQLYSPTDFSDTFQGPVRVRAALGNSLNIPAVRILEQVGVSDFLDRLHQLGFKHLDQSPDYYGLGLALGSGEVTLWELAQAYLTLAHQGDSTISLSPLKLNTLPDIEPPSTNHPPTSPLPSSSTLPLSTSPTWPLITHMLSDAHARATAFGVDSVLNLPFPAAVKTGTSSDFRDTWTVGFTTDYTVATWVGNFDGAPMREVSGVTGAAPLWHRIMVHLHEQDEPGQLPPPAGMVKRPICALTGQKPTPDCAAVVQEYFFPEDLMAYESGKSEATVTSSQLQTDSTANATGLHIVSPKTGSRFLLYPSSEQENDQRLKFAIAPSAPTSPIEWRLNGEPLDASGEPSLLWPMRPGRWTLAVQSGHQQDQVQFEVELAADHPARRGFSVRSE is encoded by the coding sequence ATGCGCTCTTGGCAAAAAAGGCTATCCCATAAATCCAACCAGCTCTTGCGGTACTGTCATCGGCGATGGCGTCAACAGACTGGTTTCATCAGGATTGTGATCATTCTGGTTGCTGTGGGGCTGAGCCTTCGTAGCGCAGTCTATCTGGTCCCCATACAGGGTGAAAACTTGGCCCAGGTCGATCAGGCTGTAGAGTTTCGCGATCGCAACTTTCGTCCCCTTGGCACTCTCCTCTCCCGCGATCAGGAGCATACGGCGGTTGTCCCGCTAGCGCAGGTGTCCCCTCACTTTCGCCACGCCATCCTTGCGGCTGAAGATCAGCGGTTTTACCAGCACGGGGCGGTAGATTTGCGTGCGGTTGTACGGGCCAGTTGGCAGGCCATTCAAGCCCGCCGTATTGTCAGCGGGGCTTCCACCATCACCATGCAGCTTGCCCGCATGGTTGATCCGGTTCCTCGTACTGCCTGGGGTAAAGCCCAACAGGTCTGGCAAGCCTGGCGGATCGCTGCAGGGATGAGCAAAGATGAAATCTTGGCCGCCTACGTTAACCGCTTACCCATGGGGGGCAACATTTACGGCGTCGAGGCTGCCGCGCGCGTCTACTTTGGGATTTCTGCAGCTGATCTGACCGTTGCCCAGGCCAGCTTACTGGCTGCTTTGCCGAACGCTCCCACCGCCCTCAACCCCTACACCCACTGGGATGACTTGAAGCAGCGACAGCGCTACGTCCTCGATCGCATGGTAGTGGATGGCTATCTCACCCCGCCCCAGGCAGATCGGGCTCACGCTCAGAACGTCACCCTCCAGCCTCCAGATCAGAGTCTGCCCACGGCTCCTCACTTCCTCTTTTGGCTTGTCGACACTCTCCCGCCCGATCACCCTGCCCAGGTGCAAACCAGCCTTGATGCTGATCTGCAGCGTTTCGTCGAAGCCCAGGTGCGGCAGGCTGTGCAGGGCTTGGTTCAACACCAGGTGCGCCACGCCGCCGCCCTCGTGATCCACAATGCGACCGGTGACGTGTTGGCCTACGTTGGTTCTCCGAGCTACTTTCTCCCTAACCAGGCAGGCCGCAACGATGGCGTGCAAGCGCTGCGTCAACCTGGCTCCACCCTCAAACCCTTTCTGTATCAGCTGGCGTTGGAGCAGGGCGTCATTCAGCCCAATACGATTTTGGCAGACGTGCCCACCCACTACCCGATTCCCGGTGCCCAACTCTACAGCCCTACCGACTTCAGCGACACCTTTCAAGGCCCCGTGCGCGTCCGTGCGGCCCTGGGCAATTCCCTCAATATCCCCGCCGTGCGCATCCTCGAACAAGTCGGCGTTTCTGATTTCCTCGATCGCCTCCACCAACTCGGGTTCAAACATCTCGACCAATCCCCCGACTACTATGGCCTCGGCCTTGCCCTGGGCAGCGGCGAAGTCACCCTGTGGGAACTGGCCCAAGCCTATCTAACCCTTGCTCACCAAGGCGATTCCACCATTTCCCTCTCCCCGCTCAAATTGAACACGCTGCCCGACATAGAACCGCCCTCGACTAACCACCCTCCCACTTCCCCACTCCCTAGCTCCTCCACCCTCCCACTCTCCACTTCCCCCACCTGGCCGCTCATCACCCACATGCTCTCCGACGCCCACGCGCGCGCAACCGCCTTCGGCGTCGACTCTGTCCTCAACCTGCCCTTCCCAGCAGCGGTGAAAACCGGCACCTCTTCTGACTTCCGCGACACTTGGACAGTCGGCTTCACAACGGACTACACCGTCGCGACCTGGGTCGGCAACTTTGATGGGGCGCCGATGCGGGAAGTCTCCGGCGTGACCGGGGCAGCGCCCCTCTGGCATCGGATTATGGTGCATCTACATGAGCAGGATGAGCCAGGACAATTACCGCCTCCTGCTGGCATGGTGAAGCGACCTATCTGTGCATTGACTGGGCAAAAACCGACGCCCGATTGTGCTGCAGTGGTGCAGGAATATTTCTTTCCAGAAGACTTGATGGCCTATGAAAGCGGCAAATCTGAAGCCACCGTGACAAGCAGTCAACTACAGACGGACTCAACGGCAAACGCTACCGGGCTCCACATTGTCTCCCCTAAGACGGGGAGTCGGTTTTTGCTCTACCCGTCTTCTGAGCAGGAGAATGATCAGCGACTGAAGTTTGCGATCGCCCCTTCCGCCCCCACAAGTCCTATCGAATGGCGACTCAATGGTGAACCCCTAGATGCCTCTGGCGAACCCTCACTATTGTGGCCTATGCGTCCAGGCCGCTGGACGCTGGCGGTGCAAAGCGGCCACCAGCAAGATCAGGTGCAATTTGAAGTGGAATTGGCGGCCGATCACCCTGCCCGCCGGGGATTTTCAGTCAGGTCAGAGTAG
- a CDS encoding CPBP family intramembrane metalloprotease translates to MAALTPRLLRGLSATKANLLGQLGLWCLGGLIVNITLFWEQRPLSSLGLIRPTWQTFLWGAIIAAGLLYVVSPVGAWLVGWLRLPDFESGLSKLRDIPASVLLLGALSAGVVEELLYRGYAIERLSELTGHRVWLGALLSLLSFALAHWPFWGLGSVVFTFIGGSCLTLLYVWKRDLGANMLAHTLTAIVQLLAISNT, encoded by the coding sequence ATGGCTGCCCTAACCCCACGACTCTTGCGCGGGTTGTCTGCAACAAAAGCTAACCTTCTGGGTCAACTGGGGCTTTGGTGCCTGGGTGGGCTGATTGTAAACATCACCCTTTTCTGGGAGCAACGACCCTTGTCCTCATTGGGGCTGATCCGTCCCACTTGGCAGACGTTCCTGTGGGGGGCGATCATCGCTGCAGGGCTGCTTTATGTTGTCAGCCCTGTGGGTGCCTGGCTGGTTGGCTGGTTGAGGCTGCCTGATTTTGAATCTGGGCTATCAAAGCTCAGGGATATTCCAGCCAGTGTTCTCTTGTTGGGGGCACTCTCAGCGGGAGTGGTTGAAGAACTGCTCTATCGTGGCTATGCCATAGAGCGTCTTTCAGAACTGACGGGGCACCGGGTTTGGCTGGGGGCACTCCTGTCTCTTTTAAGTTTTGCCCTGGCTCACTGGCCGTTTTGGGGCCTCGGGTCAGTTGTATTCACGTTCATTGGGGGGAGTTGCCTGACGCTGCTGTACGTCTGGAAACGAGATCTCGGGGCCAATATGTTGGCCCACACGCTGACTGCAATTGTTCAGTTATTGGCAATTTCTAATACTTAG
- a CDS encoding linear amide C-N hydrolase, with translation MITELTQHQFYPESPFDLFTLKLQGTPIEIGEDLARVACERHRVDPTAISDSALQTKQTLVSRYCPALVDRAAGVSNVLDRDLQSFDPYSLSLVETPPPFACSAAFIGEHNGGLLLRNFDFTLHSFPELLGAKVSGVRPMVDPIYLMTIAPKEGFRSIAVVSMDLFTGAFDGINDRGFCVALLALSNGTRQIADARFDAFDESAIPRILLESCETVEEAIALFSEMPKQTLFIPCHYIVGDRNGNAAVLEWNEASGVGIARREKLQPLLCTNHYLSPLRHSAPEEGHEAESKQRLATLEAHLPQCSDDDEGLWNAAETVRQNAVGDDGSVIGGTLWTALYRTQLPGLDVRFLMQTRGAGPVYSQKYSVRFD, from the coding sequence GTGATAACAGAGTTGACTCAACATCAGTTTTACCCTGAAAGCCCGTTCGATCTTTTCACCCTGAAGTTGCAGGGGACGCCCATTGAAATTGGTGAAGATCTGGCGAGGGTTGCGTGCGAGCGTCATCGGGTAGACCCGACTGCAATCTCCGACTCTGCTTTACAGACAAAACAGACGCTTGTATCTCGCTACTGTCCTGCTCTCGTTGATAGAGCTGCAGGTGTTTCTAATGTCTTGGACCGCGATCTGCAATCCTTTGATCCCTATTCGCTTTCTTTGGTTGAAACACCTCCCCCCTTCGCCTGCTCCGCCGCCTTTATCGGTGAACACAATGGGGGCCTGCTGTTGCGAAATTTCGACTTTACCTTACACTCATTTCCCGAGCTTCTGGGGGCCAAGGTTTCGGGGGTAAGGCCCATGGTCGATCCGATTTATCTCATGACGATCGCCCCAAAGGAGGGGTTTCGAAGCATCGCCGTGGTCTCCATGGATCTCTTTACAGGTGCATTTGATGGCATCAACGATCGCGGGTTTTGTGTGGCTCTGCTTGCTCTGAGTAATGGGACAAGGCAAATTGCAGATGCGCGTTTTGACGCCTTTGACGAGAGCGCTATCCCGCGCATCTTGCTTGAAAGCTGCGAAACCGTTGAAGAGGCAATTGCGCTCTTTTCCGAGATGCCGAAGCAGACCCTGTTTATCCCGTGTCACTACATTGTCGGCGATCGTAACGGGAATGCTGCGGTGCTGGAATGGAACGAGGCGTCGGGGGTTGGCATTGCTCGGCGGGAGAAATTGCAGCCGCTCCTCTGCACCAATCACTACCTTTCGCCGCTGCGCCATTCTGCACCGGAGGAGGGGCACGAGGCGGAATCGAAGCAACGGCTTGCGACCTTGGAGGCCCACCTTCCCCAATGCTCAGATGACGATGAGGGCCTTTGGAACGCTGCCGAGACGGTGCGACAGAACGCGGTGGGCGATGATGGGTCGGTTATCGGCGGAACGCTTTGGACAGCTCTGTACCGCACCCAATTGCCAGGCTTGGATGTCCGCTTTCTGATGCAAACTAGAGGCGCAGGCCCTGTGTATTCCCAGAAGTACTCCGTCCGATTCGATTAG